In Actinoplanes derwentensis, the following proteins share a genomic window:
- a CDS encoding ABC transporter substrate-binding protein — MKFSQVSLSRRGLLAAGGAVGAGALLAACGGESAESGSPAASTAAAGPWKFTDDQPKDLTADSTPKKIVAFTGTAAALVDLGLQDSIVGVFGETKKADGTAETQAGSLDISKVEIIGNAWGEFSVEKYAALAPELLVTHMFDAGAYWYLPDESKDQILKLAPTATITVGRVPLNKPIERYAELAASLGADLNSAKVVADKARFEKAAADLSEAAKASGGIKVLAGSGAADIFYVSNPKVSSDIMYFKELGVDIIVPEKTDGGDYYESLSWENADKYHADIIFLDARTGTLQPNDLASKPGWSALPAVKANQVFPWQAVPIYSWAGSAPLIEALTAAIKKSKKLA, encoded by the coding sequence ATGAAGTTCTCGCAGGTTTCTTTGTCCCGTCGTGGCCTGCTGGCCGCGGGTGGCGCCGTCGGTGCCGGCGCCCTTCTCGCCGCCTGTGGTGGCGAGTCGGCGGAGAGTGGGTCCCCGGCCGCCTCCACCGCCGCGGCCGGCCCGTGGAAGTTCACCGACGACCAGCCCAAGGACCTCACCGCCGACAGCACCCCGAAGAAGATCGTCGCCTTCACCGGCACCGCCGCCGCCCTGGTCGACCTGGGCCTGCAGGACTCGATCGTCGGCGTCTTCGGCGAGACCAAGAAGGCCGACGGCACCGCCGAGACCCAGGCCGGTTCGCTGGACATCAGCAAGGTCGAGATCATCGGCAACGCGTGGGGCGAGTTCTCGGTCGAGAAGTACGCCGCTCTCGCCCCCGAACTGCTGGTCACCCACATGTTCGACGCGGGCGCCTACTGGTACCTCCCGGACGAGAGCAAGGACCAGATCCTCAAGCTCGCCCCGACCGCCACCATCACCGTCGGCCGGGTCCCGCTGAACAAGCCGATCGAGCGGTACGCCGAGCTGGCCGCCTCCCTGGGCGCCGACCTCAACTCCGCCAAGGTGGTCGCTGACAAGGCCCGCTTCGAGAAGGCCGCCGCCGACCTGTCCGAGGCCGCCAAGGCGTCCGGCGGCATCAAGGTCCTGGCCGGTTCCGGCGCCGCCGACATCTTCTACGTGTCGAACCCCAAGGTGTCGTCCGACATCATGTACTTCAAGGAACTCGGCGTCGACATCATCGTCCCGGAGAAGACCGACGGCGGCGACTACTACGAGTCGCTGAGCTGGGAGAACGCCGACAAGTACCACGCCGACATCATCTTCCTGGACGCCCGCACCGGCACCCTGCAGCCCAACGACCTGGCGTCCAAGCCCGGCTGGAGTGCCCTGCCCGCCGTCAAGGCCAACCAGGTCTTCCCGTGGCAGGCCGTCCCGATCTACTCGTGGGCCGGCTCCGCCCCGCTGATCGAGGCCCTGACCGCCGCCATCAAGAAGTCCAAGAAACTCGCCTGA
- a CDS encoding FecCD family ABC transporter permease translates to MFGLVVALAALAAVAGLSIGFGARFLSPGDVWAGLWDPASPSYRIVHEMRLPRTLLGLMVGMALGLAGAIMQALTRNPLADPGLLGINAGAAAGVASAAVFFGVGTFYGYVWFALAGAAVVTALVYAVGGGRSATPARLALAGAALNATLYSYVSAILLSDSQAIEKVKFWTAGSLASADFATVQRLLPFFAGGLLAGLLVARPLNALSLGDDAARALGARPSVIRGAVIVAVTLLCGGATAACGPIVFIGLLIPHMVRPFTGPDLRWLLPYTAILAPVLLLAADVLGRVLGSPGELQVGTVTAVLGGPLFLYLVRAAK, encoded by the coding sequence CTGTTCGGACTTGTCGTGGCACTCGCCGCACTCGCCGCGGTGGCCGGCCTGAGCATCGGCTTCGGCGCCCGCTTCCTGTCCCCGGGCGACGTGTGGGCCGGGCTGTGGGATCCGGCGTCACCGTCCTACCGGATCGTCCACGAGATGCGGCTCCCCCGTACCCTCCTCGGTCTGATGGTCGGCATGGCGCTCGGCCTGGCCGGCGCCATCATGCAGGCCCTGACCCGCAACCCGCTCGCCGATCCCGGCCTGCTCGGCATCAACGCCGGAGCCGCGGCCGGGGTGGCCAGCGCCGCCGTCTTCTTCGGAGTCGGCACCTTCTACGGCTACGTGTGGTTCGCCCTGGCCGGCGCCGCGGTCGTCACCGCTCTGGTCTACGCCGTCGGCGGTGGCCGCTCGGCCACTCCGGCCCGGCTCGCCCTGGCCGGCGCCGCACTGAACGCGACCCTGTACTCCTATGTGTCCGCCATCCTGCTGTCCGACAGCCAGGCCATCGAGAAGGTCAAGTTCTGGACGGCCGGTTCGCTGGCCAGCGCCGACTTCGCCACCGTGCAGCGGCTGCTGCCGTTCTTCGCCGGTGGCCTGCTCGCCGGTCTGCTGGTGGCCCGGCCGCTGAACGCGCTGTCGCTCGGTGACGACGCGGCCCGCGCTCTGGGCGCCCGCCCGTCGGTGATCCGCGGCGCGGTGATCGTGGCGGTCACCCTGCTCTGTGGCGGCGCCACCGCGGCCTGCGGCCCGATCGTCTTCATCGGCCTGCTGATCCCGCACATGGTGCGCCCGTTCACCGGCCCGGATCTGCGCTGGCTGCTGCCGTACACCGCGATCCTGGCGCCGGTGCTGCTGCTCGCCGCGGACGTGCTCGGCCGGGTCCTGGGCAGTCCGGGCGAGTTGCAGGTCGGCACGGTCACCGCGGTCCTCGGTGGTCCCCTGTTCCTCTACCTGGTGCGAGCCGCGAAATGA
- a CDS encoding FecCD family ABC transporter permease, translating to MTTMTIKKKVGVRPRAVVVGAGAVIATFVVSVFTLGTGDFEIAPADVVTTLFGEGEPAHEFIINELRLPRLITAILVGAALAASGAVFQSLVRNPLGSPDMLGVTNGASTAALTVVILGGTSTQLSVAAVLGGLAATLLIQLIAGRALHGFRFILVGIGMAAILTGVSGYLLTRGVQMENARALLWLTGSLDGRDWDQAVPMAIVLVLVLPVLLLACGPGLRILEMGDDSAAALGVPVPLLRNGALLSAALLVSFAAASAGPVNFVALIAPHLAKRLTKAPGPNLVPSIVVGALLLTGADFIAQHLLEDRALPVGVVTGLVGGGYLVWLLTTERKAGRI from the coding sequence ATGACCACCATGACGATCAAGAAGAAGGTCGGCGTACGACCCCGGGCCGTGGTCGTCGGGGCCGGCGCCGTGATCGCCACCTTCGTGGTGAGCGTGTTCACCCTCGGCACCGGCGATTTCGAGATCGCCCCGGCCGACGTGGTGACCACCCTGTTCGGCGAGGGTGAACCGGCGCACGAGTTCATCATCAACGAACTGCGGCTGCCCCGGCTGATCACCGCGATCCTGGTCGGTGCCGCCCTGGCCGCGTCCGGCGCGGTCTTCCAGTCGCTGGTGCGCAACCCGCTCGGCAGCCCGGACATGCTGGGCGTGACGAACGGCGCGAGCACCGCGGCGCTGACCGTGGTCATCCTCGGCGGCACCAGCACCCAGCTGTCGGTCGCCGCCGTGCTCGGTGGTCTGGCCGCCACCCTGCTGATCCAGTTGATCGCCGGGCGGGCGCTGCACGGTTTCCGGTTCATCCTGGTCGGCATCGGGATGGCCGCGATCCTCACCGGCGTCAGCGGCTATCTGCTGACCCGTGGGGTGCAGATGGAGAACGCGCGGGCGCTGCTCTGGCTCACCGGCAGCCTCGACGGGCGGGACTGGGATCAGGCCGTACCGATGGCGATCGTCCTGGTCCTGGTGTTGCCGGTGCTGTTGCTGGCGTGCGGGCCGGGACTGCGGATCCTGGAGATGGGTGACGACTCGGCGGCCGCGCTGGGTGTCCCGGTGCCGCTGCTGCGCAACGGGGCGTTGCTGTCCGCGGCGCTGCTGGTGTCGTTCGCCGCGGCCAGCGCCGGTCCGGTTAACTTCGTCGCATTGATCGCCCCGCACCTGGCGAAACGGCTCACCAAGGCGCCCGGCCCGAACCTGGTGCCGTCGATCGTGGTCGGTGCCCTGCTGCTGACCGGCGCCGACTTCATCGCCCAGCACCTCCTCGAGGACCGGGCCCTGCCGGTGGGTGTGGTCACCGGCCTGGTCGGCGGTGGCTACCTGGTCTGGCTGCTGACCACCGAACGCAAGGCCGGACGGATCTGA
- a CDS encoding ABC transporter ATP-binding protein: MMRLSGSGMTLAYDKRVIAEDLSVEIPDGSFTVIIGPNACGKSTLLRALSRLLKPTAGTVFLDGKDVHSQPTRTVAKTLGLLPQSSTAPDGITVAELVARGRYPHQSLLRRWSTEDEQVVTESMEATGVADLADRIVDELSGGQRQRVWLAMALAQQTPLLLLDEPTTYLDIAHQIEVLDLCAELHERQGRTLVAVLHDLNHAARYATHLIAMRSGRVVGSGQPAEVLTASLVEEVFGLPCRVIDDPETGTPLVVPAARRRTPAV; the protein is encoded by the coding sequence ATGATGAGGCTCAGCGGCAGCGGGATGACACTCGCCTACGACAAGCGGGTCATCGCCGAGGACCTGAGTGTCGAGATCCCGGACGGCTCGTTCACGGTGATCATCGGGCCGAACGCGTGCGGCAAGTCCACCCTGCTGCGGGCCCTGTCCCGGCTGCTGAAGCCGACAGCCGGCACCGTGTTCCTGGACGGGAAGGACGTTCATTCCCAGCCGACTCGTACGGTCGCCAAGACGCTCGGCCTCCTCCCGCAGTCGTCGACCGCCCCGGACGGCATCACCGTGGCCGAACTGGTGGCCCGCGGCCGCTACCCGCACCAGAGCCTGCTGCGGCGCTGGTCGACCGAGGACGAACAGGTCGTCACCGAGTCGATGGAGGCCACCGGAGTCGCCGACCTGGCCGACCGGATCGTCGACGAACTGTCCGGCGGCCAGCGGCAGCGGGTGTGGCTGGCGATGGCCCTGGCCCAGCAGACGCCGTTGCTGCTGCTCGACGAGCCGACCACCTACCTGGACATCGCGCACCAGATCGAAGTCCTCGACCTCTGCGCCGAGCTGCACGAACGCCAGGGCCGCACGCTCGTCGCGGTGCTGCACGACCTGAACCACGCCGCCCGGTACGCCACCCACCTGATCGCCATGCGCTCCGGCCGGGTCGTCGGCTCGGGGCAACCGGCCGAGGTCCTCACCGCGAGCCTGGTCGAGGAGGTCTTCGGCCTGCCGTGCCGGGTGATCGACGACCCGGAGACCGGCACCCCACTGGTGGTCCCGGCCGCCCGCCGCCGCACTCCGGCGGTCTAG
- a CDS encoding MmcQ/YjbR family DNA-binding protein, whose translation MTGEKLLRYCLAKPGAWQDEPWDGDIVAKVGPKIFAFLGDGTTVGVKCGTGRDDADEWLARYPDDASVSPYIGRHGWNKLRLAGAIPDDEILEAVDASYDTVVATLPKKDRP comes from the coding sequence GTGACCGGCGAAAAGCTGCTCCGTTACTGCCTCGCCAAACCCGGCGCCTGGCAGGACGAACCATGGGACGGCGACATCGTCGCCAAGGTCGGCCCGAAGATCTTCGCGTTCCTCGGCGACGGCACCACTGTGGGCGTCAAATGCGGCACCGGCCGCGACGACGCCGACGAGTGGCTGGCCCGCTACCCCGACGACGCATCGGTGAGCCCCTACATCGGCCGGCACGGCTGGAACAAGCTACGCCTGGCCGGAGCCATCCCCGACGACGAGATCCTGGAGGCGGTCGACGCCTCCTACGACACTGTTGTCGCCACCCTGCCCAAGAAGGACCGCCCCTGA
- a CDS encoding sulfotransferase family protein gives MSDRPIFVVGCPRSGTTMLQLMLHAHPRIALPPESRFLLPAFYRRHEFGDLDDPDQRRALGEWITSTQHFGDLGLDKSAVVDAVAAAPGTLGSALGTVFKLYAGRFGKPRWGDKRPAYLRNLPAILRLFPDAQIINIMRDGRDCVASLKETPWRPADFGELIDYWARSADASLRAARTYPADVFHQVRYEDLTADPETRLRAICEFLGEQYAPAMARPSELAPVAVPAYKTWHSLTRSAVTTERVSSWQQRLTEEEVAHCEAVFGDRLTRFGYQLSTPGRRTTRVRAARTWLVVRDRLGPARDRAEDVKGRLLARRRGPALPARLT, from the coding sequence ATGTCTGACCGCCCGATCTTCGTCGTCGGCTGCCCGCGCTCGGGCACCACGATGCTTCAGCTGATGCTGCACGCGCACCCGCGGATCGCGCTGCCGCCGGAGAGCCGGTTCCTGCTGCCGGCGTTCTACCGCCGTCACGAGTTCGGTGACCTGGACGATCCGGACCAGCGCCGGGCCCTCGGTGAGTGGATCACCAGCACTCAACATTTCGGGGATCTCGGCCTGGACAAGAGCGCTGTGGTGGACGCGGTCGCGGCGGCACCGGGCACGCTCGGATCGGCGCTCGGCACGGTCTTCAAGCTCTACGCCGGACGGTTCGGCAAGCCGCGCTGGGGCGACAAGCGGCCCGCCTACCTGCGTAATCTGCCGGCCATCCTGCGGCTCTTCCCGGACGCGCAGATCATCAACATCATGCGCGACGGGCGGGACTGCGTGGCGTCACTGAAGGAGACGCCGTGGCGGCCGGCCGACTTCGGGGAGCTGATCGATTACTGGGCGCGGTCAGCGGACGCCTCGCTGCGGGCCGCCCGCACCTATCCGGCGGACGTCTTCCACCAGGTGCGCTACGAGGATCTGACCGCCGACCCGGAGACCCGGCTGCGGGCGATCTGCGAATTTCTGGGGGAGCAGTACGCCCCGGCGATGGCCCGGCCGTCCGAACTGGCCCCGGTGGCGGTGCCGGCCTACAAGACGTGGCATTCGCTGACCCGGTCCGCGGTGACCACCGAACGGGTCAGCAGCTGGCAGCAGCGCCTGACCGAAGAGGAGGTCGCCCACTGCGAGGCGGTCTTCGGTGATCGGCTGACCCGGTTCGGCTACCAGCTGTCCACTCCGGGCCGGCGGACCACCCGGGTCCGGGCGGCCCGCACCTGGCTGGTCGTGCGGGACCGGCTCGGCCCGGCCCGGGACCGCGCGGAGGACGTGAAAGGGCGGTTGCTGGCCCGGCGACGCGGGCCGGCCCTGCCGGCCCGCCTCACCTGA
- a CDS encoding SRPBCC family protein produces MIDVKEQISGVRRTIGTRGLEAGEARVMTISQVHDTDPADLWDVVTDPERISRWFLPVSGDLRLGGRYQFEGNAGGTITACDKPRSIAATWEFGDQVSWVEVRIVPEGDRTRFELEHVSHVDDEHWAQYGPGAVGLGWEGAFWGLANHLHHPESSITPEQAMAWSMSEDGITFMRLSADAWTEADIAFGTDPETARRQAANTLKAYTGQE; encoded by the coding sequence ATGATCGACGTCAAAGAGCAGATCAGTGGGGTACGCCGGACCATCGGCACCCGTGGCCTGGAAGCGGGTGAGGCGAGGGTGATGACGATCAGCCAAGTCCACGACACCGACCCCGCCGACCTGTGGGACGTGGTCACCGACCCGGAACGGATCAGCCGCTGGTTCCTGCCGGTCTCCGGTGACCTGCGGCTCGGTGGGCGGTACCAGTTCGAGGGCAACGCCGGCGGCACGATCACCGCCTGTGACAAGCCGCGCTCGATCGCCGCGACCTGGGAGTTCGGCGACCAGGTGAGCTGGGTCGAGGTGCGGATCGTCCCGGAGGGCGACCGGACCCGGTTCGAGCTGGAGCACGTGTCACACGTCGACGACGAGCACTGGGCGCAGTACGGACCGGGCGCCGTCGGCCTCGGCTGGGAGGGCGCGTTCTGGGGCCTGGCCAACCACCTGCATCACCCCGAGTCGTCGATCACCCCGGAACAGGCGATGGCGTGGTCGATGTCCGAGGACGGCATCACCTTCATGCGGCTCAGCGCCGACGCGTGGACCGAGGCGGACATCGCGTTCGGCACCGATCCGGAGACGGCACGCCGGCAGGCGGCGAACACGCTCAAGGCGTACACCGGCCAGGAGTGA
- a CDS encoding ArsR/SmtB family transcription factor, which translates to MHAFDVLGDPVRRRILELLAEGEQTSGAVTAVIRAEFGITQPAVSQHLRVLRDNGFATVRPDGARRLYAVDHTALRQADEWLAPFRRFWAPHLAAMSTEVARGKRLRRLAEGAGPAETRNAG; encoded by the coding sequence GTGCATGCGTTCGATGTTCTCGGAGATCCGGTTCGCCGCCGCATCCTCGAGCTGCTCGCCGAGGGCGAGCAGACCTCCGGCGCCGTCACCGCTGTCATCCGGGCGGAGTTCGGCATCACCCAGCCGGCCGTGTCCCAGCACCTGCGGGTGCTGCGCGACAACGGCTTCGCCACCGTGCGCCCCGACGGCGCCCGGCGCCTCTACGCGGTTGATCACACCGCGCTGCGGCAGGCCGACGAGTGGCTGGCCCCCTTCCGGAGGTTCTGGGCGCCGCACCTCGCCGCGATGTCCACCGAGGTGGCTCGCGGCAAGCGCCTCCGGCGACTCGCCGAGGGCGCCGGACCAGCCGAAACGAGGAACGCGGGATGA
- a CDS encoding cellulase family glycosylhydrolase, protein MKRRTGTILATVIAVVAASSAALFALPASAETAAFTVQSSWTNGYQGQITVNNDRSTAISTWKVDLTLPAGTTVTQAWNATLATSGSTYTFTPAGWNAGIPAGGSTSFGFIVSGTGRPTACLVNGVSCTGTTNPSPSPSSSSPAPSPSASNDGTPVGINGQLKVCGTKLCNESGQPVQLKGMSTHGLQWFPACYTDASLDWLAGDWNADLLRISMYVQEQGYETDPAGFTARVNALVDEASERGMYALIDFHILTPGDPAFNLERAKTFFAQVSARHANKKNVIYEIANEPNGVSWAQIKNYADQVIPVIRANDPDGVVIVGTRGWSSLGVSEGGNSAEIVSNPVSAANVMYAFHFYAASHKDNYRAEVERAAASLPLFVTEFGTVTYTGDGAVDTASTNAWLDLLDRLKIGYANWTFSDASEGSAALKPGTCAAGAFSGTSVLTESGALLRNRLRAG, encoded by the coding sequence GTGAAACGCCGAACCGGCACCATCCTAGCCACAGTGATAGCGGTGGTCGCCGCGTCCTCCGCCGCTCTCTTCGCACTCCCGGCGAGTGCGGAGACGGCGGCGTTCACCGTGCAGAGCTCATGGACCAACGGTTATCAGGGCCAGATCACGGTCAACAACGACCGGTCCACGGCGATCAGCACCTGGAAGGTCGACCTGACCCTGCCGGCCGGCACCACGGTCACCCAGGCCTGGAACGCCACGCTCGCGACCAGCGGCAGCACCTACACGTTCACCCCGGCCGGCTGGAACGCCGGCATCCCCGCGGGCGGCTCCACCAGCTTCGGCTTCATCGTCAGCGGCACCGGGCGGCCGACCGCGTGCCTGGTCAACGGCGTCTCCTGCACCGGGACCACCAACCCGTCGCCGTCACCCTCCTCGTCGTCGCCGGCTCCGAGCCCGTCCGCCTCCAACGACGGCACCCCGGTCGGGATCAACGGGCAGCTGAAGGTCTGCGGCACCAAGCTGTGCAACGAGAGCGGCCAGCCGGTCCAGCTCAAGGGCATGAGCACACACGGCCTCCAGTGGTTCCCCGCCTGCTACACCGACGCATCCCTGGACTGGCTGGCCGGCGACTGGAACGCCGACCTGCTCCGGATCTCGATGTACGTGCAGGAGCAGGGTTACGAGACCGACCCGGCCGGGTTCACCGCCCGGGTGAACGCCCTGGTCGACGAGGCCAGCGAGCGCGGCATGTACGCGCTGATCGACTTCCACATCCTCACTCCGGGCGACCCGGCGTTCAACCTGGAGCGGGCCAAGACGTTCTTCGCCCAGGTGTCGGCCCGGCACGCGAACAAGAAGAACGTGATCTACGAGATCGCCAACGAGCCGAACGGGGTGAGCTGGGCGCAGATCAAGAACTACGCCGACCAGGTCATCCCGGTGATCCGCGCGAACGACCCGGACGGTGTCGTGATCGTCGGCACCCGCGGCTGGTCGTCGCTCGGCGTCTCCGAGGGCGGCAACTCCGCGGAGATCGTCAGCAACCCGGTCAGCGCGGCCAACGTGATGTACGCCTTCCACTTCTACGCGGCGTCCCACAAGGACAACTACCGCGCCGAGGTGGAGCGGGCGGCGGCCTCGCTGCCACTGTTCGTGACCGAGTTCGGGACGGTCACCTACACCGGTGACGGCGCGGTCGACACGGCCAGCACCAACGCCTGGCTGGACCTGCTGGACCGGTTGAAGATCGGTTACGCCAACTGGACGTTCTCCGACGCGAGCGAGGGCAGCGCGGCACTCAAGCCGGGCACCTGCGCCGCCGGGGCGTTCAGTGGCACCAGCGTGCTCACCGAATCGGGCGCGCTGCTCCGCAACCGGCTCCGAGCCGGGTAA
- a CDS encoding ABC transporter ATP-binding protein, which translates to MTGVAVHLDGLRRTFGTVHALDDLDLSISPGELIALLGPSGCGKTTALRILAGLEEATAGRVLVDGKDITRLPASKRDMGMVFQAYSLFPHLNARQNVEFGLRLRRSSLKRAVEMLELVGLGGFEDRFPNQLSGGQQQRVALARALAIEPQVLLLDEPLSALDAKVRVQLRDEIRRIQTEVGTTTLFVTHDQEEALAIADRVGVMKAGKLEQLASPAEVYLRPATPFVADFVGISNRLPGTVAGDTVEVLGTRLPLVGTHADGAVTALIRPESVGVAPDPDSAARVLTTSFLGSLSRVTVSVGDHLVIAQVPSGDLPELTHGTPVRLTIAPLAVVVE; encoded by the coding sequence ATGACCGGCGTCGCCGTTCATCTCGACGGGCTGCGCCGCACCTTCGGCACCGTGCACGCCCTGGACGATCTGGATCTGTCGATCTCCCCCGGCGAGCTGATCGCTCTGCTCGGGCCGTCCGGCTGCGGCAAGACCACGGCGCTGCGGATCCTCGCCGGCCTCGAAGAGGCGACCGCGGGCCGCGTGCTGGTCGACGGCAAGGACATCACCCGGCTACCCGCCAGCAAAAGGGACATGGGCATGGTGTTCCAGGCGTACAGCCTGTTCCCGCACCTGAACGCCCGGCAGAACGTGGAGTTCGGCCTGCGCCTGCGCCGCTCGTCCTTGAAGCGGGCCGTGGAGATGCTGGAGCTGGTCGGGCTGGGCGGCTTCGAGGATCGCTTCCCCAACCAGCTCTCCGGCGGCCAGCAGCAGCGGGTGGCGCTGGCCCGCGCGCTGGCCATCGAACCGCAGGTGCTGCTGCTGGACGAGCCGCTGTCGGCACTGGACGCGAAGGTCCGGGTGCAGCTGCGCGACGAGATCCGCCGGATCCAGACCGAGGTCGGCACCACCACCCTCTTCGTCACCCACGACCAGGAGGAGGCCCTCGCGATCGCCGACCGGGTCGGGGTGATGAAGGCCGGCAAGCTGGAGCAGCTGGCCTCACCGGCCGAGGTCTATCTGCGGCCGGCGACCCCGTTCGTGGCCGACTTCGTGGGCATCAGCAACCGCCTGCCGGGCACGGTCGCGGGCGACACGGTCGAGGTGCTCGGCACCCGGCTGCCGCTGGTCGGCACCCACGCCGACGGTGCGGTGACGGCGCTGATCCGGCCGGAGTCGGTCGGGGTGGCCCCGGATCCGGACTCCGCCGCCCGGGTGCTGACGACCAGTTTCCTGGGTTCGCTCAGCCGGGTCACGGTGTCCGTCGGCGATCATCTCGTGATCGCCCAGGTGCCGAGCGGAGATTTGCCGGAATTGACCCATGGCACGCCGGTACGCCTGACGATCGCGCCGTTGGCGGTGGTCGTCGAATAG
- a CDS encoding ABC transporter permease: MARIAFRWTVLTVMGVFFLLPLVAMAEFSARDPETWPLLLNWPRLSADYPALAEGILASVAQAALTTMLMLVLLVPTAIWVRLRLPRLRPLVEFLCLLPLTIPAIVLVVGLAPVYAWVNYFVGGSSITLVFAYTVLVLPYAYRAIDTGLSAIDVQTLAEAARGLGAGWFTVIVRVVLPNIRSAVLSAAFLTVALVLGEFTIASLLHRTNLQVAIDYLGKSSATVSVAVSLAALLFAFVLLIVLSIAGSLKGKKS, encoded by the coding sequence GTGGCTCGGATAGCCTTCCGGTGGACCGTCCTGACCGTGATGGGCGTGTTCTTCCTGCTGCCGCTGGTGGCGATGGCCGAGTTCAGCGCCCGCGACCCGGAGACCTGGCCGCTGCTGCTGAACTGGCCGAGACTCAGCGCCGACTATCCGGCGCTGGCCGAGGGCATCCTCGCCTCGGTGGCGCAGGCGGCACTGACCACGATGCTGATGCTGGTGCTGCTGGTGCCGACGGCGATCTGGGTGCGGCTGCGGCTGCCCCGGCTGCGGCCGCTGGTGGAGTTCCTGTGCCTGCTGCCGCTGACGATCCCGGCGATCGTGCTGGTGGTCGGGCTGGCACCGGTGTACGCGTGGGTCAACTACTTCGTCGGCGGCTCGTCGATCACGCTGGTGTTCGCGTACACCGTGCTGGTCCTGCCGTACGCCTACCGCGCCATCGACACCGGCCTGTCCGCGATCGACGTGCAGACTTTGGCCGAGGCGGCCCGCGGCCTGGGCGCCGGCTGGTTCACCGTGATCGTGCGGGTGGTGCTGCCGAACATCCGGTCGGCCGTGCTGTCCGCCGCGTTCCTGACCGTGGCCCTGGTGCTCGGCGAGTTCACCATCGCCTCGCTGCTGCATCGCACCAATCTGCAGGTCGCCATCGACTACCTGGGCAAGAGCAGCGCCACCGTGTCGGTGGCGGTGTCCCTGGCGGCTCTGCTGTTCGCGTTCGTCCTGCTGATCGTGCTGTCCATCGCAGGTTCTCTGAAGGGAAAGAAGTCATGA
- a CDS encoding ABC transporter permease, whose amino-acid sequence MAESAPAVPQRVARRPRLRGGALLGTVPFFAYVAIFLIIPTLVVVIGAFTGDGGRGFTLDNVRGLGDEYIVAAFGRSIALSASSAVMGAVFGALLAYALVTGKPNGLLRRVVTAAAGVLAQFGGVTLAFAFLATIGLSGFVTVWLQEHGLDPYANGVWLFELPGLTLVYTYFQIPLMVIVFLPALDGIRPQWREAATSLGGSTWHYWTRVAGPLLAPAFLGSALLLFANAFSAYATAAALVSQGSPIVPLQIRGALTSEVVLGQANLGKAMALGMVVVVAVVMALYALLQRRTAKWLG is encoded by the coding sequence TTGGCTGAGAGCGCACCCGCCGTTCCGCAGCGTGTGGCCCGCCGGCCGCGCCTGCGGGGCGGTGCCCTGCTGGGGACGGTGCCGTTCTTCGCCTACGTGGCGATCTTCCTGATCATTCCGACGCTGGTCGTGGTGATCGGCGCGTTCACCGGGGACGGCGGGCGCGGGTTCACTCTGGACAACGTCCGGGGTCTCGGGGACGAGTACATCGTCGCGGCGTTCGGGCGCAGCATCGCCCTGTCGGCGTCCAGTGCGGTGATGGGGGCGGTGTTCGGGGCGCTGCTGGCGTACGCACTGGTCACCGGTAAACCGAACGGCCTGCTCCGGCGGGTGGTCACCGCGGCGGCCGGGGTGCTGGCCCAGTTCGGCGGGGTCACGCTCGCGTTCGCGTTCCTGGCGACGATCGGGCTGTCCGGTTTCGTGACCGTCTGGCTGCAGGAACACGGGCTGGATCCGTACGCCAACGGGGTGTGGCTCTTCGAACTTCCGGGTCTGACCCTGGTCTACACCTACTTTCAGATCCCGCTCATGGTGATCGTCTTCCTGCCCGCGCTGGACGGCATCCGCCCGCAGTGGCGCGAGGCCGCGACCAGCCTCGGCGGCAGCACCTGGCACTACTGGACCCGGGTGGCCGGGCCGCTGCTGGCGCCGGCGTTCCTCGGTTCGGCGCTGCTGCTGTTCGCCAACGCCTTCTCCGCGTACGCCACCGCCGCCGCCCTGGTCAGCCAGGGCAGCCCGATCGTCCCGTTGCAGATTCGCGGTGCGCTGACCAGCGAGGTCGTCCTCGGTCAGGCGAACCTGGGCAAGGCGATGGCGCTCGGCATGGTGGTGGTCGTGGCCGTGGTGATGGCCCTGTACGCCCTGCTGCAGAGAAGGACGGCGAAGTGGCTCGGATAG